One region of Manis pentadactyla isolate mManPen7 chromosome 9, mManPen7.hap1, whole genome shotgun sequence genomic DNA includes:
- the LOC118909697 gene encoding fatty acid desaturase 2-like protein FADS2B isoform X2: protein MNPEEYFVSTLFQDSGKPLTDAFRAMHLELDIVKLYLKPLLIGELAPEEPSQERHKNSELVEDFQELRRTLETMNMFNANLMFFFLHFAQILILETLAWFMLWHFGTGWPITIFISLLLTVSQSQSSFLQHDTGHLSIFKKSKWNHLMHKVVMCHLKGLSSNWWNYRHSQHHVKPNIYPKDPDIDVGPLFLVGDSQPVKYGKKKIKYIDYEKQHLYFYMVALPFLMPVYFNLQSMQVMYLRRYWWDIVWVSSFYIRYFITLGPFYGIFGTLLLIYVVKFLESPWIAYVTQMSHIPMKMSREENQDWLSTQVLATCNVEQSFFNDWFTGHLNFQIEHHLFPTMPRHNYHKVAPLVRSLCAKHGLQYVNKPISKAFGDIVRALKKSAALWMDAYYET from the exons GATGCCTTCAGAGCCATGCACCTGGAGCTTGACATTGTGAAATTGTACCTCAAGCCACTGCTCATCGGAGAGCTTGCCCCAGAAGAACCCAGCCAGGAGAGACACAAAAAT TCCGAGTTGGTGGAAGACTTCCAAGAATTGCGGAGAACATTAGAGACTATGAACATGTTCAACGCCAACCTGATGTTCTTCTTCCTTCACTTTGCCCAGATTTTGATTTTGGAAACTCTGGCTTGGTTTATGCTGTGGCATTTTGGCACTGGCTGGCCTATCACaatatttatttcccttcttctCACAGTTTCTCAG TCTCAGAGTTCATTTCTGCAGCATGACACAGGACACCTTTCCATATTTAAGAAGTCCAAGTGGAACCACCTGATGCATAAAGTCGTGATGTGTCATCTCAAG GGTCTATCATCAAACTGGTGGAATTACCGACATTCCCAGCATCATGTAAAACCAAACATCTACCCCAAAGACCCAGATATTGACGTGGGCCCACTTTTTCTGGTTGGAGATTCACAACCTGTCAAA TAcggcaagaagaaaataaaatacatcgaCTACGAAAAGCAGCACCTGTATTTCTACATGG ttGCTCTCCCCTTCCTCATGCCTGTGTATTTCAACCTGCAATCCATGCAAGTGATGTACCTCCGAAGGTACTGGTGG GACATCGTCTGGGTCAGCAGCTTTTACATCCGCTATTTCATCACACTTGGCCCTTTCTATGGAATCTTCGGAACCTTGTTGCTCATATACGTGGTCAA GTTTCTTGAAAGTCCCTGGATTGCATATGTTACCCAGATGAGCCACATACCAATGAAAATGAGCAGAGAGGAGAACCAAGATTGGCTCAGCACTCAG GTCTTGGCCACCTGTAATGTTGAACAGTCCTTTTTCAATGATTGGTTCACTGGGCACCTGAACTTCCAAATCGAGCACCA TCTGTTCCCCACAATGCCACGCCATAATTATCACAAGGTGGCACCTCTGGTGAGGTCACTGTGTGCCAAGCATGGACTGCAGTATGTGAATAAGCCCATATCGAAGGCATTTGGAGACATCGTCCG GGCCTTGAAGAAATCTGCAGCCCTCTGGATGGATGCTTACTATGAAACCTGA